From a region of the Alnus glutinosa chromosome 1, dhAlnGlut1.1, whole genome shotgun sequence genome:
- the LOC133871804 gene encoding UDP-glucuronate 4-epimerase 6, translated as MASPPDTSKTIKLERYNSYLRRVNSTKLLNASSKILFRATLLIALALIFYFTINYPPLSDNPHHVHAHHNFLSTALYGSRSGGAAWEKQVRHSSTPRRPNGMSILVTGAAGFIGAHCSLALKKRGDGVLGLDNFNDYYDPSLKRARQALLLRHQVFIVEGDLNDGPLLTKLFDVVPFTHILHLAAQAGVRYAMQNPQSYVSSNIAGFVNLLEVAKAVNPQPAIVWASSSSVYGLNTENPFSELHRTDQPASLYAATKKAGEEFAHTYNHIYGLSLTGLRFFTVYGPWGRPDMAYFFFTKDILQGKTIDVYQTQDEKEVARDFTYIDDVVKGCVGALDTAEKSTGSGGKKRGPAQLRVYNLGNTSPVPVGKLVSILESLLNTKAKKHVIKMPRNGDVPYTHANVSLALRDFGYKPTTDLAAGLRKFVKWYVNYYGIESKIKKASRISNEHPEESD; from the coding sequence ATGGCTTCCCCACCAGACACAAGCAAGACCATAAAGCTAGAGCGGTACAACAGCTACCTCCGGAGAGTGAATAGCACAAAGCTCCTCAACGCCTCCTCCAAGATTTTATTCCGAGCCACCCTCCTCATCGCCCTTGCGCTCATCTTCTACTTCACAATCAACTACCCACCACTTTCCGATAACCCCCACCATGTCCACGCCCACCACAACTTCCTCTCCACAGCCCTCTACGGAAGCCGATCCGGAGGCGCCGCCTGGGAGAAACAAGTGCGCCACTCGTCCACCCCGCGCCGCCCCAACGGCATGTCCATCCTTGTCACCGGCGCTGCAGGCTTCATCGGTGCCCACTGCTCCCTCGCCTTGAAAAAGCGCGGCGATGGCGTGCTCGGCCTCGACAACTTCAACGACTACTACGACCCTTCGTTGAAGCGCGCCAGGCAAGCGCTCCTGCTCAGACACCAAGTCTTCATTGTGGAGGGAGATTTGAACGACGGCCCATTGCTCACCAAGCTATTCGACGTCGTTCCGTTCACGCACATCCTCCACCTGGCCGCCCAAGCTGGCGTTCGGTACGCCATGCAGAATCCGCAGTCGTACGTGAGCTCCAACATTGCTGGATTTGTGAATCTCCTGGAAGTGGCGAAGGCTGTGAATCCTCAACCGGCAATCGTCTGGGCCTCGTCCAGCTCCGTCTACGGCCTCAACACCGAAAACCCATTCTCCGAACTGCACCGGACCGACCAGCCCGCCAGTCTCTACGCTGCCACCAAGAAGGCCGGCGAAGAATTCGCCCACACCTACAACCACATCTACGGCCTCTCCCTCACCGGCCTGAGATTCTTCACGGTGTACGGGCCTTGGGGCAGACCGGACATGGCGTATTTCTTCTTCACAAAGGACATCTTACAAGGTAAGACCATTGACGTGTACCAGACACAAGATGAGAAGGAGGTGGCGCGTGATTTCACGTACATCGACGACGTCGTGAAAGGATGCGTCGGGGCGCTGGACACGGCGGAGAAGAGCACCGGCAGCGGTGGCAAGAAGCGTGGCCCGGCGCAGCTGAGAGTCTACAATCTGGGGAACACGTCGCCGGTGCCGGTCGGAAAGTTGGTGTCCATATTGGAGAGTTTGCTGAACACCAAGGCGAAGAAGCACGTGATCAAGATGCCGAGGAACGGAGACGTGCCCTATACCCATGCCAATGTGAGCTTGGCGTTAAGGGACTTCGGGTACAAGCCCACCACGGATTTGGCCGCCGGATTGAGGAAGTTCGTCAAGTGGTATGTCAATTACTATGGGATTGAATCGAAGATAAAGAAGGCAAGCAGGATCAGCAATGAGCATCCGGAAGAATCCGATTGA